The Methanosarcina vacuolata Z-761 genome includes a window with the following:
- a CDS encoding acyltransferase family protein encodes MAIILVVIGHLSTLFSGLVFYKLNQYIYSFHMPLFFFISGYLINFEKYMNIEKTYFKKRVYSLIVPYFFFSAIAYLFYITMDYLYQPQIHNIELFEKSVVFNLYAIFCSANGYLLDTPLWFLPCLFITEILFFISRKNLKENYQLLALVIFFSLTGFLYSTYIPLRMPWSFDIALTGVVFYLAGYFFKRNYENVFFRKSYIFIFVLFLIHIMSSFTNSRVDMYKLIYNNYFLFYLSAFSGILVYFYIFKRIKPSKILQFYGRNSLIILGFHYIIISTLKYTFPVLFSHLNLKISETLFFIISIFLILLSLIPAIVITNRYFPCILGKKAEKPHILAVG; translated from the coding sequence GGTCATCTAAGTACTCTATTTAGTGGATTAGTATTTTACAAATTAAATCAATATATATATTCCTTCCATATGCCATTGTTTTTTTTCATATCTGGATATTTAATTAATTTTGAAAAATATATGAATATAGAGAAAACTTATTTCAAAAAAAGAGTTTATTCTTTAATTGTCCCGTATTTCTTTTTTTCAGCAATAGCTTACCTGTTTTATATTACAATGGATTATTTATATCAACCACAGATTCATAATATTGAACTATTTGAAAAGAGTGTAGTTTTTAACCTCTACGCTATTTTTTGTTCTGCAAATGGTTATCTTTTAGATACTCCATTGTGGTTTTTACCCTGTTTATTTATAACTGAAATCTTGTTTTTTATATCAAGAAAAAATCTTAAAGAAAACTATCAGCTTTTAGCACTGGTAATATTCTTCTCACTTACTGGTTTCTTATATAGTACTTATATTCCATTAAGAATGCCCTGGAGCTTTGATATAGCATTAACAGGTGTGGTTTTCTATTTAGCAGGTTATTTTTTCAAAAGAAACTATGAAAATGTTTTTTTTAGAAAAAGCTATATTTTTATTTTTGTTCTTTTTCTAATACACATAATGTCCTCTTTTACAAATTCCAGGGTTGATATGTATAAATTAATTTATAATAACTACTTCTTATTTTATCTTTCAGCTTTTTCTGGAATACTTGTGTATTTTTATATATTTAAGAGGATAAAACCCTCAAAAATTTTACAGTTTTATGGAAGAAATAGCCTAATTATTTTAGGGTTTCATTATATAATAATCTCTACACTAAAATATACATTTCCAGTCCTGTTCAGTCACTTAAACTTAAAAATTAGTGAAACTCTATTTTTTATAATCAGTATATTTTTAATATTACTTTCATTAATTCCTGCTATAGTTATAACTAATA